One Nitrosopumilus piranensis genomic region harbors:
- a CDS encoding cupredoxin domain-containing protein — protein sequence MNRLPKVASVLILVFSISIVSLSINFANAESVPEWVKNTALWYGEGIVSEGEFLNMIKFLIENKVIVLDSIVEPIPQAVNSQIIIPNGNFDVTGAGFYSPLNLEIPAGTTVTWVNDDSVPHNIQSIDAKGKVIQLFNSPPLNTGDRFEFTFDDEGVYKYYCSFHPWRVGLVTVS from the coding sequence ATGAATCGTTTGCCAAAAGTTGCATCTGTTTTAATTTTGGTCTTTTCGATTTCAATAGTTTCTCTTTCTATTAATTTTGCAAATGCAGAATCTGTTCCTGAATGGGTAAAAAATACAGCATTATGGTATGGCGAGGGAATTGTTTCTGAGGGTGAATTTCTTAATATGATAAAATTTTTGATTGAAAACAAAGTGATTGTGTTAGATAGTATTGTGGAACCAATTCCACAAGCAGTTAATTCACAAATCATAATTCCAAATGGTAACTTTGATGTAACTGGTGCAGGGTTTTACTCACCATTGAATCTAGAGATTCCAGCAGGAACCACAGTTACATGGGTAAATGATGATTCAGTACCTCACAATATCCAAAGTATAGATGCAAAGGGAAAGGTCATTCAGTTGTTTAACAGTCCCCCACTAAATACAGGAGACAGATTTGAGTTTACATTTGATGATGAAGGAGTTTACAAATACTACTGCTCATTCCATCCTTGGAGAGTAGGATTAGTTACAGTATCATAG
- a CDS encoding ArsR family transcriptional regulator encodes MQELIQTRKIMDDERKQVILEVIADKYCKQILHDTLEKPKSAMELSSDKKIPISTVYRRLQTLYDAKLLAISGSINEDGKKYFLYKSKVKSISLQCNLEETTIEIVPNSSSTS; translated from the coding sequence ATGCAAGAATTAATCCAAACAAGAAAAATAATGGACGATGAAAGAAAGCAAGTAATTTTAGAAGTCATAGCTGACAAATATTGCAAACAAATCCTCCATGATACACTAGAAAAACCAAAATCTGCAATGGAGTTATCTAGTGATAAAAAAATCCCAATTAGTACCGTATACAGAAGATTGCAAACCCTATATGATGCAAAATTACTTGCAATCTCTGGCTCCATAAATGAGGATGGAAAAAAATACTTCCTTTACAAGAGTAAGGTAAAATCAATCTCTCTTCAATGCAATCTGGAAGAAACCACCATTGAGATTGTTCCTAACTCGTCTAGCACGAGTTAA
- a CDS encoding CBS domain-containing protein has product MTSDVLQHKTPVKEIMSNSVLSIDSSVSATDAAKLMEDSGAGAIVVLENGLPVGIVTDRDFAIKITAHSYPIDTPVRRIMSSPLISIDPDSDLWTASDLMSTRNVRKLPVIDDRVVGIITSSDLVKHITDH; this is encoded by the coding sequence ATGACTTCTGATGTACTTCAGCACAAAACTCCTGTAAAAGAAATTATGAGTAATTCCGTTTTGTCTATTGATTCATCAGTTTCAGCAACTGATGCTGCAAAACTGATGGAGGACTCTGGGGCTGGGGCAATTGTTGTTTTAGAAAATGGTTTACCTGTTGGAATTGTAACTGATAGGGATTTTGCAATAAAAATTACTGCTCACTCTTACCCTATTGATACACCTGTTAGGCGAATAATGTCATCTCCATTGATTTCTATTGATCCTGATTCTGATCTCTGGACTGCTTCAGATTTAATGTCTACAAGAAATGTTAGAAAATTACCTGTAATTGATGATAGGGTTGTTGGTATTATTACCTCTAGTGACCTTGTCAAACATATTACTGATCACTAG
- the erpA gene encoding iron-sulfur cluster insertion protein ErpA, translated as MATEQTQKMITVTAKAAEKIKEFMKEEAESPEYLRVYVQGGGCSGLSYGMGFEKAPEEDDIVMEENGVKLLVDSYSVDHLQGANVDYIESLMGSGFKINNPNVTKSCSCGHSFSTE; from the coding sequence ATGGCAACTGAACAAACACAAAAGATGATCACAGTTACTGCAAAAGCAGCTGAGAAAATCAAAGAATTCATGAAAGAAGAAGCAGAATCTCCTGAATACCTTAGGGTATATGTTCAAGGTGGAGGCTGTTCTGGTTTATCTTACGGAATGGGCTTTGAAAAAGCACCAGAAGAAGATGACATAGTCATGGAAGAAAATGGTGTAAAACTTCTAGTTGACAGTTACAGCGTTGACCATCTACAAGGTGCAAACGTTGACTATATTGAAAGCCTAATGGGTTCTGGATTTAAGATTAACAATCCAAATGTTACAAAATCCTGTTCATGCGGTCATTCATTTAGTACTGAATAA
- the dnaG gene encoding DNA primase DnaG: MPQSGIVKYHVKLSYEVDGLVERADIIGAIFGQTEGLLGPEMNLNELQRVSKVGRIEVSARTTANTTAGDALIPMSTDIDTCALIAAGIESIDKVGPFDCKFTLEAIDDVRAAKKDDIVRRAKEIKQKWATKTVSEGETMLNDVHQGDSKKLSTYGPSKLTCSSGLADSNWVILVEGRADVINLLRAGYDNALAIEGAKIDESIKELCNSKDTVVAFLDGDRSGGFILKELKSVVPIDYELRADNDVEVEELTPQRIDEILSPIAEEIKGGKPTASLKSEDDKPLAEMASKVFPTLNETLEAVALDADNNEIFKVPISEVVSKLSTQSGIKYLLLDGIITQRLLEGAKNAGIECVIGHRVAKLSNSDGMTLKTFGDLGVA; the protein is encoded by the coding sequence ATGCCTCAATCAGGAATTGTCAAATATCATGTTAAACTTTCCTATGAAGTTGATGGGCTCGTTGAAAGGGCAGATATAATCGGAGCCATCTTTGGCCAAACAGAAGGACTGTTAGGCCCTGAGATGAATCTGAATGAACTGCAACGAGTTTCTAAAGTAGGTCGCATTGAAGTAAGTGCAAGAACTACTGCAAACACTACTGCTGGTGATGCATTAATTCCTATGAGTACTGATATTGATACTTGTGCATTAATTGCAGCAGGAATTGAAAGCATTGACAAAGTAGGTCCATTTGATTGCAAATTCACACTAGAAGCAATTGATGATGTACGTGCTGCAAAGAAAGACGATATTGTAAGACGTGCAAAAGAGATTAAGCAAAAGTGGGCAACTAAAACTGTCAGTGAAGGAGAAACTATGCTAAATGATGTTCATCAAGGTGATTCTAAAAAATTATCTACATATGGGCCCTCTAAACTTACTTGCAGTTCTGGTCTTGCTGATTCTAATTGGGTAATTTTAGTTGAGGGACGAGCAGATGTAATCAACCTTCTCAGAGCTGGATATGATAATGCTCTTGCAATTGAAGGTGCAAAAATTGATGAATCTATCAAAGAATTATGTAACTCTAAAGATACTGTTGTAGCATTCTTAGATGGTGATAGGTCAGGTGGATTTATTCTCAAAGAACTCAAATCAGTTGTTCCAATTGACTATGAACTAAGAGCTGATAATGATGTTGAAGTTGAAGAATTAACTCCTCAAAGAATTGATGAAATTCTAAGTCCTATTGCTGAAGAAATTAAGGGTGGAAAACCAACAGCCTCGCTCAAAAGCGAAGATGATAAACCTCTTGCTGAAATGGCATCAAAAGTTTTTCCAACTCTAAATGAAACTCTTGAAGCAGTTGCACTTGATGCTGACAATAATGAAATCTTCAAAGTTCCAATAAGTGAGGTAGTTAGTAAACTCTCAACTCAGTCTGGAATCAAATATCTCTTACTAGATGGAATCATCACTCAGAGACTTTTAGAGGGTGCCAAAAACGCAGGAATTGAATGTGTCATTGGACACCGGGTAGCTAAATTGTCAAACTCTGATGGAATGACCCTCAAAACATTCGGTGACTTGGGCGTAGCATAG
- a CDS encoding DUF120 domain-containing protein gives MPELKIQHILTLSYLLSKGAKHNYVTITTSSLGKNIKKSQQSASKHLLELEQNQFIDRIISGRNISVKITSKGFSEMVKLSAILQKSLDSFPSHIELKGTLISGMGEGAYYMGLKGYTKQFKSKIGYIPFPGTLNVRLDQKIHQEAIKQFETLDGIKIKSFSDEKRTYGWVKCFPAKLNNSINCDLILLERTHHDNSVIELISKSCLRKTAKLKDGSKVTIKIPVNI, from the coding sequence ATGCCTGAACTAAAAATTCAGCACATCCTAACACTATCTTATCTTTTATCTAAAGGTGCAAAACACAACTATGTTACAATCACAACATCGTCTCTTGGAAAAAATATTAAGAAATCCCAACAATCTGCATCAAAACATCTGCTTGAATTAGAGCAAAACCAATTCATTGACAGAATCATAAGTGGAAGAAACATCTCTGTAAAGATTACCTCAAAAGGTTTTTCTGAAATGGTAAAACTATCTGCAATTTTACAAAAAAGCTTAGACTCTTTTCCTTCTCACATTGAACTGAAAGGAACTTTAATTTCTGGAATGGGCGAAGGCGCATACTACATGGGGCTAAAAGGATACACAAAACAATTCAAATCAAAAATTGGTTATATTCCGTTTCCGGGAACTCTTAATGTAAGGCTAGATCAAAAAATTCATCAAGAAGCAATTAAGCAGTTTGAAACTTTGGATGGGATTAAAATTAAGAGCTTCTCAGATGAAAAGCGAACATATGGGTGGGTTAAATGCTTCCCTGCGAAATTAAACAATTCAATTAATTGTGATTTGATTTTGCTTGAACGCACACATCACGATAATTCTGTAATTGAATTGATATCCAAATCCTGTTTGCGAAAAACTGCAAAATTAAAAGATGGCTCTAAAGTGACAATTAAGATTCCTGTTAACATATAA
- a CDS encoding universal stress protein codes for MIKQITVAIITPTHDKKSFELGLQLAKKLECPLSIIECFYQKPPTFHFFETKTDKIALQKRKDQIKNELSKWEKIAQKENVPITTKFALTDSIAHWIIDYVIENKVGLLIVDYPKLSMTESTLYDDIINTIHHKAKCHVLTAKQ; via the coding sequence TTGATTAAACAAATTACAGTTGCTATAATTACTCCAACTCATGACAAGAAATCTTTTGAGCTTGGATTACAACTAGCAAAGAAATTAGAATGTCCTCTTTCTATAATTGAGTGCTTTTATCAAAAACCCCCAACATTTCATTTCTTTGAAACTAAAACAGATAAGATTGCTTTACAAAAAAGAAAAGATCAAATCAAAAATGAACTTTCTAAATGGGAAAAAATTGCACAAAAAGAAAATGTTCCAATTACAACCAAATTTGCCTTGACTGATTCTATTGCCCATTGGATTATAGATTATGTTATTGAAAATAAAGTTGGTTTACTTATTGTAGATTATCCAAAGTTGTCCATGACTGAATCCACTCTTTATGATGATATAATCAATACAATTCATCACAAAGCAAAATGCCATGTTTTAACAGCTAAGCAGTAA
- a CDS encoding adenylyltransferase/cytidyltransferase family protein: MLEQNQKIILSILYVCQIEGTKPIEKIKEKTIISDDEIKSKIDELVKNQFLEEDGNTLTELGRNALQVVLAGGVFDIIHPGHIHTLNSAKALGDILVVVVATDNTAVKMKKRKPLHSQEQRKELVNSLSMVDLCLIGQEDDIFKTVNNVRPEIIALGYDQVHQEKFITDGCKRINLDARVARLQSPIPESSSSKIQKEYGESIHGI, translated from the coding sequence ATATTGGAACAAAATCAAAAAATAATTCTTTCTATATTGTATGTATGTCAAATTGAAGGCACAAAACCAATTGAAAAAATTAAAGAAAAAACCATTATTTCAGATGATGAAATAAAATCCAAAATCGATGAATTGGTTAAAAATCAATTTCTTGAAGAAGACGGAAACACACTCACAGAGTTAGGAAGAAATGCATTACAAGTGGTCCTAGCTGGAGGAGTTTTTGATATCATTCATCCAGGGCACATCCATACACTCAATTCTGCAAAAGCATTAGGAGATATTCTTGTAGTGGTAGTTGCCACAGATAACACTGCAGTAAAAATGAAGAAGCGAAAGCCACTACATTCTCAAGAACAAAGAAAAGAATTGGTGAATTCATTATCAATGGTAGACCTTTGCTTAATTGGGCAAGAAGATGACATTTTCAAGACTGTAAATAATGTGAGACCAGAAATAATTGCACTAGGATATGATCAAGTTCACCAAGAGAAATTCATCACAGATGGTTGTAAAAGAATTAATCTTGATGCAAGAGTTGCAAGATTGCAATCTCCAATTCCAGAAAGCTCTAGTTCAAAAATTCAAAAAGAATACGGGGAATCAATTCACGGAATTTAG
- the dph5 gene encoding diphthine synthase, giving the protein MLWFVGLGISGFKSIPNEAIDVLAKADIVYLEQFTSPIGKSDLIKIKNVTKGEFKPAKRWLVEDGNEILESAKKKKVVLLSYGDPYIATTHIELRERAIKEKIKTHSIHASSSLTSMIGECGLHFYKVGRIATIMSEMKSLTTPYYVIYKNVIEGNHTVLLLEFNQDKDFFLDPKDALNGLLETEKGQRRKVISPSTFAIVASRIGFKDQEIISGKISSLKKRDFGKPPHTVIIPGRLHFTESDALKVLGKCDDEPFDNSEKTRKISVQMMEKYVPMVREALEEVEPYYKDQKEFQTILENAELYVKDAEKFLEDGQDEVAILSIGYADGLVDALRLAKGLDPKM; this is encoded by the coding sequence ATGCTGTGGTTTGTAGGTTTAGGAATCTCAGGATTCAAATCAATTCCTAATGAAGCAATTGATGTTTTAGCAAAAGCAGATATCGTATATCTTGAACAGTTTACAAGTCCTATTGGAAAATCAGATTTAATTAAAATTAAAAATGTAACAAAGGGAGAATTCAAACCAGCAAAGAGATGGTTAGTAGAAGATGGAAATGAGATTTTAGAGAGTGCAAAGAAAAAGAAAGTCGTTCTATTATCATATGGGGATCCATACATTGCAACAACACATATTGAATTACGAGAAAGAGCAATTAAAGAAAAAATAAAAACACATTCTATTCACGCATCATCATCATTAACTTCAATGATTGGTGAATGCGGTTTACATTTTTACAAGGTTGGTAGAATCGCCACAATAATGAGTGAAATGAAATCACTTACAACACCATACTATGTAATTTACAAAAATGTGATCGAGGGGAATCATACAGTACTTCTTTTAGAGTTTAATCAAGACAAAGATTTTTTCTTAGATCCTAAAGATGCATTAAATGGTTTATTAGAAACTGAAAAAGGACAACGAAGAAAAGTAATCAGTCCATCAACTTTTGCCATAGTTGCATCAAGAATTGGATTCAAGGATCAGGAAATAATTTCAGGTAAAATTTCGAGCCTGAAAAAGAGAGATTTTGGTAAGCCTCCACACACAGTAATAATTCCAGGTAGGTTACACTTTACAGAATCAGATGCATTGAAAGTTTTGGGCAAATGCGATGACGAGCCCTTTGATAATTCTGAGAAAACAAGAAAGATTTCTGTTCAGATGATGGAAAAATATGTTCCAATGGTAAGAGAGGCACTAGAAGAAGTTGAACCATATTACAAGGATCAAAAAGAATTTCAGACAATTTTAGAGAATGCAGAATTGTATGTTAAAGACGCAGAAAAATTCCTAGAAGATGGACAAGATGAAGTGGCCATTCTAAGTATCGGGTATGCAGATGGATTGGTGGATGCGTTAAGGTTGGCAAAAGGCCTAGATCCTAAGATGTAA
- a CDS encoding M20/M25/M40 family metallo-hydrolase has protein sequence MDTHFTVTPRFATKMLEKALRLYTPSLSEKPMAEFLADKCDDLGFEDIQIDEVGNVIARKGSGSPTIMLCGHMDVVPGKVKVRKEGDSLYGRGASDAKAPLMAMLFAAASIQNNNGTIIFVGAVDEEGNATGIKNLVKKKMGVDYAVFGEPSGIKQVTIAYKGRLAINLKISVEDSSHASAPWLSKNAILESMIFARELKEKLEANQEDKTKGMLLTATMTEVKGGTSHNVTPKECETTFDIRIPVDMNCKSIEQKIANLVKEIAEKREVEAFYSILDETEPFEAAHNSPLVRAFTLGVMDVEHSRPKLIRKTGTGDMNVLGTQWNIPVVTYGPGDPHEAHTIDEKVSIEEYLRGIEIIKKMLQHLKRLHDRKIE, from the coding sequence TTGGACACTCATTTTACAGTTACACCAAGATTTGCAACAAAGATGCTTGAGAAAGCTCTTAGACTTTACACACCATCTCTTAGTGAAAAACCAATGGCAGAATTTCTTGCAGACAAATGTGATGATTTAGGATTTGAAGATATACAAATTGACGAAGTAGGAAACGTGATTGCTCGAAAAGGTTCAGGTAGTCCAACGATCATGTTATGTGGCCACATGGATGTGGTACCAGGTAAAGTCAAAGTCAGAAAAGAAGGAGATTCACTTTACGGCAGAGGTGCATCTGATGCAAAAGCACCATTAATGGCAATGCTATTTGCTGCAGCATCAATCCAAAACAACAATGGAACAATAATTTTTGTGGGAGCAGTTGATGAGGAAGGAAATGCCACTGGAATTAAAAATCTAGTAAAAAAGAAGATGGGAGTAGATTATGCTGTTTTTGGAGAACCAAGCGGAATCAAACAAGTTACAATTGCATACAAAGGAAGATTGGCAATTAATCTCAAGATAAGTGTAGAAGATAGCTCACATGCAAGTGCACCATGGCTTTCAAAAAATGCAATTTTAGAATCAATGATTTTTGCAAGAGAGTTAAAAGAAAAATTAGAAGCAAATCAAGAGGACAAGACAAAAGGAATGTTGTTGACTGCAACTATGACAGAAGTAAAAGGAGGAACAAGTCATAACGTTACTCCAAAAGAATGTGAGACAACTTTTGATATCAGAATACCTGTAGATATGAACTGTAAATCTATTGAACAAAAAATTGCAAATTTAGTCAAGGAAATTGCAGAAAAAAGAGAGGTAGAAGCATTTTACTCGATTCTTGATGAAACAGAGCCATTTGAGGCAGCACACAACTCTCCTTTGGTACGTGCATTTACGCTTGGAGTTATGGATGTAGAGCATTCTAGACCAAAATTAATTAGAAAAACAGGTACTGGAGACATGAATGTACTAGGAACTCAATGGAATATTCCAGTTGTAACATATGGTCCAGGGGATCCTCATGAAGCTCATACAATTGATGAAAAGGTCTCAATTGAAGAATATCTCAGAGGAATAGAAATTATCAAAAAAATGCTACAGCACTTAAAAAGACTTCATGATAGAAAGATAGAGTAA
- the lysX gene encoding lysine biosynthesis protein LysX translates to MSPDVTILYDTIRWEEKGLLEAGKKKNINIQMVDCKKIALDLEKKPEDYGVVIQRCVSYYRNLHSTAALEGLGVKVINCLNTGIFAGNKLFTHMLLKKARVPTPDATVAFSKDAALEALDTQGYPKVIKPTVGSWGRLISKLNDRDSAEGIIESRENMYPIYQVHYLEEFVKRPPRDIRAIMVGDKIVAAIYRNSEHWKTNMALGGVAEPCEVTQEMEEMCIKAKKAVQGDIVGVDLMESDEKGLVVHEVNNTTEYKNTVRVCEVDIPSLMLDYALKIDK, encoded by the coding sequence GTGAGTCCTGACGTTACGATTCTTTACGATACCATCCGTTGGGAAGAAAAAGGCCTACTAGAAGCAGGTAAGAAAAAAAACATCAACATACAGATGGTAGATTGTAAGAAGATAGCATTAGATTTAGAAAAAAAGCCTGAAGATTATGGAGTTGTCATACAAAGATGCGTAAGCTATTACAGAAATTTACATTCGACTGCAGCACTAGAAGGGTTGGGAGTCAAAGTGATCAATTGTCTCAACACTGGAATTTTTGCAGGAAATAAATTATTTACACATATGCTGCTAAAGAAAGCAAGAGTACCAACACCAGATGCAACAGTTGCTTTTTCAAAAGATGCAGCTTTAGAAGCACTAGATACACAGGGATACCCCAAAGTAATCAAACCAACAGTTGGAAGCTGGGGTAGATTAATCTCAAAATTAAATGACAGAGATTCTGCTGAAGGAATTATTGAAAGTAGAGAAAACATGTATCCTATTTATCAAGTTCATTATCTAGAAGAATTTGTAAAAAGGCCACCCAGGGATATTAGGGCCATCATGGTAGGAGACAAAATTGTTGCTGCTATTTACAGAAACTCTGAGCATTGGAAAACTAACATGGCTCTTGGAGGAGTGGCAGAACCATGCGAAGTTACACAAGAGATGGAAGAAATGTGTATTAAGGCAAAAAAAGCAGTTCAAGGAGATATCGTAGGTGTAGATTTGATGGAAAGTGATGAGAAAGGATTGGTTGTTCATGAAGTAAACAATACAACGGAATACAAGAACACTGTAAGAGTGTGCGAAGTTGACATTCCTTCCCTAATGCTAGACTATGCACTGAAGATAGACAAGTAA
- the lysW/argW gene encoding alpha-aminoadipate/glutamate carrier protein LysW — protein sequence MSKCEECDADISIPSDALEGEIVTCPECGASFELAKGSDGFDLKPAQTVGEDWGQ from the coding sequence ATGTCAAAATGTGAAGAATGTGATGCAGATATTTCCATACCAAGTGATGCACTTGAAGGAGAAATTGTAACATGTCCGGAATGTGGCGCAAGTTTTGAATTAGCAAAAGGTTCAGATGGTTTCGATCTAAAGCCTGCCCAAACGGTTGGCGAGGATTGGGGGCAGTGA
- a CDS encoding LeuA family protein, producing the protein MKDPNHYANIYNAYEKNPKKIRVLDSTLREGEQHPGVSFTNKQRIQIAWMLDYFGVDQIEISPVVSNDHKEATKTIIKQGLKADIVSHGRALKEDIDVSLDCDAKWCAAYLGISDIHLKDKLRISRDDALSRAVETVEYAKSHGLKIRFTVEDGSRAEPEFLLKICKAIEEAGVDRISLPDTVGILRPIGMYNFVKKVRDSIDVPLDAHVHNDIGFAVANAFSACDAGVDQIHTTIDGIGERTGIPPLAEVAVALTYLYKSPNDFRLDMLLDLSRLIEEYTTIKPYDSKPIVGSSAYKHKAGTHLAAILRNPAAYEPIPPRAVGNRRRIVFGELAGKTGAAYLMSLLGLKKDDDSAKAVAAGLKGLRMGDLIEIPLEDRLEKIINDK; encoded by the coding sequence ATGAAAGATCCGAATCACTATGCCAACATATACAATGCATACGAAAAGAATCCAAAGAAGATTAGAGTTCTAGACAGCACTCTAAGAGAGGGAGAACAACATCCAGGTGTTTCATTTACAAACAAGCAAAGAATCCAAATTGCATGGATGCTAGATTATTTTGGAGTAGATCAAATTGAAATTTCACCAGTTGTATCAAATGACCATAAAGAGGCAACTAAAACAATTATCAAACAAGGACTAAAGGCAGACATTGTTTCTCATGGACGTGCTCTTAAAGAAGACATTGATGTATCATTAGATTGTGATGCAAAGTGGTGTGCAGCATATCTAGGAATTTCAGACATTCATCTTAAAGACAAGCTTCGCATTTCAAGAGATGATGCTCTTAGTAGAGCTGTTGAGACAGTAGAGTATGCAAAATCTCATGGATTAAAGATTAGATTTACAGTAGAAGATGGAAGTAGAGCTGAACCAGAGTTTTTGCTCAAAATATGCAAAGCAATAGAAGAAGCAGGTGTTGACAGAATTAGTTTACCAGATACTGTCGGAATATTACGACCTATTGGAATGTATAATTTTGTAAAAAAGGTAAGAGACTCAATTGATGTACCATTAGATGCACATGTTCACAATGATATCGGGTTTGCAGTAGCAAATGCCTTTTCAGCATGCGATGCAGGAGTAGATCAAATTCATACTACCATTGACGGTATTGGAGAAAGAACAGGAATACCTCCACTTGCAGAAGTTGCAGTTGCTTTAACATATCTATACAAATCACCAAATGATTTCAGATTAGACATGTTACTAGATTTGTCTAGATTAATTGAAGAATATACAACAATCAAGCCTTACGACTCAAAACCAATAGTAGGATCATCAGCATACAAACACAAAGCAGGAACACATCTTGCAGCAATTCTAAGAAATCCAGCAGCGTATGAACCCATACCACCTAGGGCAGTTGGAAACAGAAGGAGAATCGTTTTTGGAGAATTGGCAGGAAAGACAGGAGCTGCCTACCTGATGTCATTGTTAGGATTAAAGAAAGACGATGATAGTGCAAAGGCTGTAGCAGCTGGATTAAAGGGTCTTAGAATGGGAGATCTGATTGAAATTCCACTTGAAGACAGACTTGAAAAGATAATTAACGATAAATAG
- the lysM gene encoding HTH-type transcriptional regulator LysM, protein MYKDSVDEKIIGYLKEDSRESFVDIGKKLKLSESAVRRRVKNLIGNGTIKKFTLELGEENATSAIVLVSVDSATDTSKVSLKLAKLDGVKTVYEITGQYDITTIMSASSIAEINNSIDALRKIPGVVDTNTVIILRKVI, encoded by the coding sequence ATGTACAAAGATAGCGTAGATGAGAAAATTATTGGTTACCTAAAAGAAGATTCAAGGGAATCATTTGTAGATATTGGAAAAAAATTAAAGCTGTCTGAATCAGCAGTAAGAAGACGTGTCAAAAACCTCATAGGAAATGGTACTATCAAAAAATTTACTTTAGAATTAGGTGAAGAAAATGCAACAAGTGCCATTGTATTAGTTTCAGTTGATTCTGCAACAGATACATCAAAAGTTTCATTAAAACTTGCAAAACTAGATGGTGTAAAAACAGTTTATGAGATTACAGGACAATACGACATTACAACAATTATGAGTGCATCAAGTATTGCAGAGATTAACAACAGTATTGATGCCCTAAGAAAAATTCCAGGGGTAGTGGATACCAATACAGTGATAATTTTAAGAAAAGTTATCTAA